One stretch of Streptomyces sp. NBC_00443 DNA includes these proteins:
- a CDS encoding carbohydrate ABC transporter permease, producing MTTTLTTRTTALSTRTPSVTAKWRSALLYASVAAVVACCLAPFYWMLVSSLRRTSDIFDTSLVPSPVSFENYRAVFDPAQGFGRALLNSLVVAGVTTVLALVLATFTAYAMARLEFRGKRLILTLVIATSMFPVVSIVVPLLKLFTDVGWINTYQAMIVPSMSFALPLAVWNLTTFFRQMPDELEHAAMVDGCTRGQAFRKVIIPLAAPGIFTTAIITFIAAWNEFLIALSMTNKPDMQTAPVAISKFTGATTYETPFGSQMAAGVLVTVPLVVMVLLFQRRIVAGLTAGAAK from the coding sequence ATGACAACCACCCTCACCACGAGGACGACCGCCCTCAGCACGAGGACGCCGTCCGTCACCGCGAAGTGGCGCAGCGCACTGCTCTACGCCTCGGTCGCCGCCGTCGTCGCCTGCTGCCTGGCGCCCTTCTACTGGATGCTGGTCTCCAGCCTGCGCCGCACCTCGGACATCTTCGACACCTCGCTCGTGCCGTCCCCGGTGTCCTTCGAGAACTACCGGGCCGTGTTCGACCCGGCGCAGGGCTTCGGCCGGGCGCTGCTGAACAGCCTGGTCGTCGCCGGGGTCACCACCGTGCTGGCCCTGGTGCTGGCGACGTTCACCGCCTATGCGATGGCCCGGCTGGAGTTCCGCGGCAAGCGGCTGATCCTGACGCTCGTCATCGCGACCTCGATGTTCCCGGTGGTGTCGATCGTGGTCCCGCTGCTGAAGCTGTTCACCGACGTCGGCTGGATCAACACCTACCAGGCGATGATCGTGCCGAGCATGTCCTTCGCGCTGCCGCTGGCGGTGTGGAACCTGACCACGTTCTTCCGGCAGATGCCGGACGAGCTGGAGCACGCGGCGATGGTCGACGGCTGCACGCGCGGCCAGGCGTTCCGCAAGGTCATCATCCCGCTCGCCGCGCCGGGCATCTTCACCACGGCGATCATCACGTTCATCGCCGCCTGGAACGAGTTCCTCATCGCCCTGTCGATGACCAACAAGCCCGACATGCAGACCGCGCCGGTCGCCATCTCGAAGTTCACCGGCGCGACGACGTACGAGACGCCGTTCGGCAGCCAGATGGCCGCGGGCGTCCTCGTCACGGTCCCGCTGGTGGTCATGGTGCTGCTCTTCCAGCGCCGCATCGTCGCCGGACTCACGGCGGGCGCGGCGAAGTAA